Below is a genomic region from Candidatus Babeliales bacterium.
ACAATGATGCATCATGATTAGTACGTTCTAATCGATCAATTTGATCATAAATTAATCGAAGCTCATTAGGCTTACGTGCTTCAAAAAACTTACCTCCCGTTGCATGTGCAATTTTTTCCAATAGAGGTCTGTTCAACGTAGCTCCTGCAGGAATCAAACCAAACTGTGGATGAACCATAAAGCCCCCACTCTCACTCCCAATACCAATGGTGTAGATTTTCACATCAAGTTTTTGTGCAAGTTCAACAGCGAGTCGCGGACTACTATCCTCTGCTGTTGGTTCGCCATCTGTTAATAGAATAATGATTTTGCTTTTTGCTTTCGCATGCCGCAGACGGCCAAGCGCAGTTAATAACGCTGTTGAAAGCACTGTGCCTTTTTCATCAATCACACCGATATCCAATGATGCAACAATCTCCTCAAGCACATGCTTATCGAGCGTCAACGGACAACGTGAAGCGGATTCGCGACCAAAGATTACTAGACCAATGGGATCATTCACGCGACGTTTAATAAAGCGAATCGCCTCTTGTTTGGCAATCTCGATACGAGATAGCTGTGTACGTTCATCATCGCTACAGGCCATACTACCCGATACATCCATGACTAGAATAATATCGACACCCTCGACATGCACCAGCGATGATGGATCCAATTGCTTGACCCGACTGGTCAATAAAATTAAACCACCGAATACAATCATCTGCAGCATAAAAATTATCCAACGATATGTTTGAAATCCATGGGAATAGACATGCTTAACCACTGATGCAAGTGGATAGACATACGCCGGCTGTCGGTGCCAACGCATACGACACCACACAACAAGGGCAACTAGCGCAGTAAGCGCAATAGCAAGAAGTGAATATTGAAGATGTGGAGCAAGATCCACGCGCTATAACTCCTGTTGCTCCAAGAACCAAGTGCGCACACGAGCTGTAAAGGCACCCTTATCCTCACCTTGATTATAGGTGAATGGCTCACCTATGGTTACCGTAATAGGAGCCCAATGTACCCACAGTGATTTTGGAGGCATAACTTTATCACTATTTCGTATCATTACCGGAACCACGGGATACCCCGTCTGTTGCGCAATGATAGCAAACCCAGTAAAAAAATCACGCACACCATCATCAGTATAACGACCGCCCTCTGGAAACAATAAGACGTGCCCGTGCAACTTGGTTGCACGATCAACTGCCTGCTCAATAGCACTCACGGCTTTACGCGGGGCACTTGGGTCAACCATCACCTCAAGCCTACGTATCACAAAACCAAAAATGGGATACTGAGCTAACCAGTTAATAAATAAAAAAACATGAGGCTCGCCACGCGCAACCATACCTAATAAAGGCGCATCGATTGATGATCGATGATTCCCGATGAACACACACCGCGTATGCTTTGGGATATTTGCCATACCCTCATATGAAACAGGAACCCACCACGATTTGATAAATAACCAGAAAACAAAATGTTCAATTTTATAGATAAAGGTACATTTGAATCGCAATGATTCTGGCAATAACGCAACTATCACACCCGGAATTGCAAATACAATAAGCGCTACCAGAAAGACTACGCCATAACTCACTGTTCTTAAAATATTTCCTACACTCATCATATCTCCTCTCCTTTAACATACCGCTTATGATCCTTATAAAGCACCATCGTATATATCGTTGTTAAAAATGAAACTGAAATCGGACTCAATACCATCAACACATACCATGGACTATAGGAAAGAGATGGAATCATCGAGAAGGAACGCAAAACAGGATAGAGCCCCTCAAGCACTAGAATACTGACACCGAGAAATAACAAGTACGAAAGAATCGAAAGAGGTAGCGTATACCACACCATAGTATAAGCACGCACAAATGCTCGCCAGAGAGAGCGGATCCCTCGACGATCATCTAATGCGAAGAGCATCAAAAACACAAATACCGGCATAATAAGTGGAACTAGGGAACAAAATGAGGAGAGCGGATTCACATAGCCCGGGAACACGCCAATAAAGTGTAATGGCCACCACAGATAAAACAGCCCATCTCCAAGAAGCTCAAGCACACGACTATCAACAAATGTAAGCTCTTTAAAATGAGCGAAAATAGGAACTACCATAATCAAAAGGACAAATAAACTATAGGCGATAAAAAATTTAAGCCCATGGCTTCCGAAATACGACTGATAATAACCGATACTCTTCTTACGCGTAGAAGGTCGTACCGTAAGAAACAAGAAAAATAAGACCATAAACCAGCCAAGCCCGCTCAAGAGATAACTCTCTAGGTAATCCGCAAGAATCGCAAGGCATACCAACCACCAAAAATACGTTAAGAATGTAACATATACCGCCTTTGTCGTCTTACCTGTCACCCACAGAAGCTGTCTCAAGGACTCCCACTGAAAAATGAGTTTAAGCAACTCCCACCACGACTTAAACACTACCTTCATAGTCTCTCCCTTTATTATAGGCCTTCGATACTACGAAGTACTCTACCAACAGTACCTACAAACATACAATCCCCGCACACGAATCTACCCCAAGCCACAACTCAATAGCAAAAGCCAATCATACACTATTAGTAACGATTAATAAGAACAAAGAAACCCTTCTCTACCATGATGGCAACGCATGCAAACCCGTCTCAATCATAAAACCGA
It encodes:
- a CDS encoding VWA domain-containing protein, coding for MDLAPHLQYSLLAIALTALVALVVWCRMRWHRQPAYVYPLASVVKHVYSHGFQTYRWIIFMLQMIVFGGLILLTSRVKQLDPSSLVHVEGVDIILVMDVSGSMACSDDERTQLSRIEIAKQEAIRFIKRRVNDPIGLVIFGRESASRCPLTLDKHVLEEIVASLDIGVIDEKGTVLSTALLTALGRLRHAKAKSKIIILLTDGEPTAEDSSPRLAVELAQKLDVKIYTIGIGSESGGFMVHPQFGLIPAGATLNRPLLEKIAHATGGKFFEARKPNELRLIYDQIDRLERTNHDASLFAHYKDYVGPLVWLVVLALFIQLCITTLIRFML
- a CDS encoding 1-acyl-sn-glycerol-3-phosphate acyltransferase, with the protein product MMSVGNILRTVSYGVVFLVALIVFAIPGVIVALLPESLRFKCTFIYKIEHFVFWLFIKSWWVPVSYEGMANIPKHTRCVFIGNHRSSIDAPLLGMVARGEPHVFLFINWLAQYPIFGFVIRRLEVMVDPSAPRKAVSAIEQAVDRATKLHGHVLLFPEGGRYTDDGVRDFFTGFAIIAQQTGYPVVPVMIRNSDKVMPPKSLWVHWAPITVTIGEPFTYNQGEDKGAFTARVRTWFLEQQEL